One Vibrio penaeicida DNA segment encodes these proteins:
- a CDS encoding TFIIB-type zinc ribbon-containing protein, translated as MNCTSCNTGVLEPQFIDGMFPAHICNECEGNWILVEDYVAWKEDNPAYPISDSVTCEISDTETALLCPQTGTIMRKLRISSNISHRLDYSVAVGGIWLDKGEWSIIREGGLANSLNAVVTTQWQKNIRTNNSAENFVALYNEKFGDETYIKLKEIRKWLAEQPNKHELQAYLTAEDPYSAER; from the coding sequence ATGAACTGCACAAGTTGTAATACAGGCGTTTTAGAGCCTCAATTTATTGATGGTATGTTTCCTGCTCACATCTGCAATGAGTGTGAGGGAAATTGGATATTGGTTGAAGACTATGTTGCATGGAAAGAGGATAATCCAGCATACCCGATTTCAGATTCCGTAACATGCGAGATAAGTGATACCGAAACTGCGCTTCTATGCCCACAAACGGGTACTATCATGCGCAAGCTTCGCATCTCCAGCAATATCTCACATCGCTTAGATTACAGCGTGGCTGTAGGCGGCATTTGGTTGGACAAAGGTGAATGGAGCATTATTCGTGAAGGCGGATTAGCGAACTCTTTGAATGCAGTCGTTACCACACAATGGCAAAAAAATATCCGCACCAATAACTCTGCGGAAAATTTTGTCGCACTGTATAACGAAAAGTTTGGTGACGAGACTTACATCAAATTGAAAGAGATCCGTAAGTGGCTGGCGGAACAACCAAACAAGCATGAACTGCAGGCTTATCTGACGGCGGAGGATCCGTACTCCGCAGAACGTTAA
- a CDS encoding VOC family protein — protein MIINHVSVGASNVEKSAAFYDKVLATLGISRSHTIEGEAISYGTNFEFWVGCICGKHSISGTGTHIAFNAPTEESVKAFHAVAIENGGLCAGEPGPRPEYGDAYYAAYVHDLDGNKIEAVCT, from the coding sequence ATGATAATTAACCATGTTTCAGTGGGGGCGAGCAACGTAGAAAAGTCGGCTGCTTTTTACGACAAAGTGCTGGCAACGCTAGGGATATCCCGCTCTCATACTATTGAAGGCGAAGCGATAAGCTACGGTACCAACTTTGAATTTTGGGTTGGTTGTATTTGCGGAAAACATTCTATTTCGGGCACGGGGACACACATTGCATTTAATGCCCCTACCGAAGAATCAGTAAAGGCATTTCATGCGGTTGCGATAGAAAATGGCGGACTGTGTGCAGGAGAGCCAGGTCCAAGGCCCGAGTACGGTGATGCCTACTATGCTGCATATGTTCATGATTTGGATGGCAACAAGATTGAAGCAGTTTGTACTTAA
- a CDS encoding GTPase family protein: MTRVKKGLKSLNRYTGGLIAVSLIGIIFPALVLSGFGLYAVIEHGYVVPFAIALLVSTLMIFIPRLIWKKAKENKPQEDREDFVEPSNDWSDSEQEIWSSSNQAIERLLDQNDDWGVLKAHGFNIAELVAQSFGKKELDFTVPEGLQLMEEISRRYRQVLNDHVPAVDMVKVSQIKWLYETGDKYGETALKVGKRGMIAWRILRAANPAAAVANEVRSKMLGSITDQISDNLQRNAKRALLQEVAKVCIDLYSGRYTIEDDQISTSKINKEDEKHKAPPIEPVRITLVGQLSAGKSSLVNAITNEMNAEVDMLPATDNITVYQCNIDGDETLKLVDMPGLDGDKKSTKNMLEQMTQSDLVLWVLKANQSSRQLDLALAKEFEAFYQHPQNISLKRPKLIGVVNQVDKLKPTSEWYPPYDLNDTDNPKSMTIQAAMAFNQNLLPFDQVLPLAIPENKLMYGLLELEEEIQHKCDEAKNVQLNRQRNEAKGSAGILKQGKRLFKASGKVVKNIF, translated from the coding sequence ATGACGAGAGTTAAGAAAGGGTTGAAGAGCTTAAATCGATATACTGGCGGGCTGATTGCGGTTTCTTTGATAGGCATCATTTTCCCTGCTCTCGTGTTAAGTGGGTTTGGTCTTTATGCCGTCATTGAGCATGGGTACGTTGTGCCATTTGCTATCGCTTTGTTGGTTTCGACATTGATGATTTTCATTCCTCGCCTTATTTGGAAAAAAGCCAAGGAAAACAAACCGCAAGAAGATAGAGAAGATTTTGTAGAACCGTCGAATGATTGGTCTGATTCTGAACAAGAAATATGGTCTAGCAGTAATCAGGCTATCGAGAGATTACTTGATCAAAACGATGACTGGGGTGTGTTAAAAGCACACGGCTTTAATATCGCAGAACTGGTCGCTCAGTCGTTTGGAAAAAAAGAACTGGACTTCACTGTACCCGAAGGGCTACAGCTAATGGAAGAAATTAGCAGGCGTTATCGTCAAGTACTCAATGACCATGTTCCTGCCGTCGATATGGTGAAAGTATCTCAGATCAAATGGCTTTACGAAACGGGTGATAAGTATGGTGAAACAGCCCTAAAAGTTGGTAAACGCGGAATGATCGCGTGGAGAATACTCCGAGCAGCCAACCCCGCTGCTGCGGTTGCCAATGAGGTGAGGAGCAAAATGCTGGGTTCGATTACAGACCAGATATCCGACAATCTTCAAAGAAATGCCAAACGAGCGCTCCTTCAGGAAGTGGCGAAAGTGTGTATTGACCTATACAGCGGCCGCTACACGATAGAAGACGATCAAATATCGACAAGCAAAATCAATAAAGAAGATGAAAAACATAAAGCACCGCCGATCGAACCGGTTCGAATTACCTTGGTGGGGCAGCTCAGCGCAGGTAAATCTTCTTTAGTCAATGCGATAACAAATGAAATGAATGCAGAAGTCGATATGCTTCCTGCGACAGACAATATTACGGTGTATCAGTGCAACATTGATGGTGATGAAACACTAAAACTAGTGGATATGCCAGGTTTGGATGGAGATAAGAAAAGCACTAAAAATATGTTGGAACAAATGACTCAGTCAGATCTTGTTCTTTGGGTACTAAAAGCGAATCAATCTTCTCGTCAATTAGATTTGGCGTTAGCAAAAGAGTTTGAAGCGTTCTATCAGCACCCCCAAAACATTTCTCTCAAAAGACCAAAATTAATTGGTGTCGTGAATCAGGTAGATAAGCTCAAGCCCACATCAGAATGGTATCCACCCTATGATCTCAACGACACTGATAATCCCAAATCAATGACCATTCAAGCGGCAATGGCATTTAACCAAAATCTTCTGCCATTTGATCAAGTACTTCCTCTAGCTATCCCGGAAAACAAACTCATGTATGGATTATTAGAGTTAGAAGAAGAAATTCAGCATAAATGCGATGAAGCCAAAAATGTCCAGCTCAACCGCCAAAGAAATGAGGCAAAAGGATCGGCAGGCATATTGAAACAGGGTAAGCGCTTGTTCAAAGCGAGCGGCAAGGTGGTCAAAAATATCTTCTAG
- a CDS encoding YcjF family protein: MFDAIKDFINPGKNPDLSSAHEYQNSHLPTLWMLGKTGAGKSSLIQALTGLTSVEVGNGFAPCTMTSSSYDFSQDKPVLRFLDTRGLGEAEYDPTDDIRVCAEKGHALLVVAKVDEPEQSSVLEALKQIRKQSDIKHVLVIHSAVNQVEKEDRARMMSHNQAQFEKAWGKKLPSIDVDFECDSENYFHLDEMINALTEMLPIVGLMVRDKEFSSFEEENFDKLENEVLWYSGSASASDLVPAVGLVSVPAIQAKMLHSLANQYGVEWDKRTFSELVGTLGTSFGVQYGVKLGARQLVKLIPGFGQTVGAVAAAAISFATTYGLGRAACYYFYHKSKGETVSSETMQQLYKDAFKKGKKVASDDES, from the coding sequence ATGTTTGATGCCATTAAAGACTTTATCAACCCCGGGAAAAACCCCGATCTTTCTTCAGCGCATGAGTACCAAAATTCACATCTTCCTACTTTGTGGATGCTTGGAAAAACGGGTGCCGGAAAATCCTCATTGATCCAAGCATTAACAGGGCTGACCTCTGTAGAAGTCGGTAATGGCTTCGCACCGTGCACCATGACTTCTTCTTCCTATGACTTTTCGCAAGATAAACCCGTACTGCGATTTTTGGATACGCGCGGGCTTGGTGAGGCAGAATACGATCCGACAGACGATATCCGTGTATGTGCTGAGAAAGGTCATGCTTTGTTGGTTGTGGCGAAAGTTGATGAGCCTGAACAAAGTTCAGTATTGGAAGCACTAAAGCAAATCCGTAAACAGTCTGATATTAAGCATGTTCTCGTTATTCATTCTGCCGTAAATCAAGTTGAGAAAGAGGATAGGGCACGAATGATGTCTCATAATCAAGCTCAGTTTGAAAAAGCTTGGGGTAAAAAGCTGCCTTCAATTGATGTAGATTTTGAATGCGACTCTGAGAATTATTTCCACCTTGATGAAATGATAAATGCACTGACTGAAATGTTGCCGATTGTTGGGTTAATGGTGAGAGATAAAGAGTTCTCTTCTTTCGAGGAAGAGAATTTTGATAAGTTAGAAAATGAAGTGCTTTGGTATTCTGGCAGTGCAAGCGCTTCAGATTTAGTTCCAGCCGTTGGGTTGGTATCTGTTCCTGCTATTCAAGCAAAGATGCTGCATAGTTTGGCAAATCAGTATGGCGTGGAATGGGACAAAAGAACGTTTAGTGAATTGGTTGGCACATTGGGCACCAGTTTTGGCGTTCAATATGGTGTGAAACTTGGCGCGAGGCAGTTGGTTAAGTTGATCCCTGGCTTTGGACAAACCGTGGGGGCTGTCGCCGCTGCAGCCATTAGCTTTGCAACTACTTATGGTCTTGGTCGAGCGGCATGCTATTACTTTTATCACAAAAGCAAAGGTGAAACGGTCAGTAGCGAAACCATGCAACAATTGTACAAAGACGCATTCAAAAAAGGCAAAAAGGTCGCAAGTGATGACGAGAGTTAA
- the arfB gene encoding alternative ribosome rescue aminoacyl-tRNA hydrolase ArfB — protein sequence MIKISNSVVISSWEIHTEAIRAQGAGGQNVNKVSSAIHLRFDIKKSALPDFYKERLLQLKDSRITKDGVIVIKAQQFRTQEQNREDAHNRLAELVRSAAVIEKKRRDTRPTFSSKMKRMDKKTQRGQTKKLRGKISY from the coding sequence TTGATCAAAATATCAAATTCAGTGGTTATTTCATCATGGGAAATACACACAGAAGCCATCCGAGCCCAAGGCGCTGGCGGTCAAAACGTGAACAAGGTATCCAGTGCCATTCACTTGCGGTTCGACATCAAAAAATCTGCTCTGCCCGACTTCTATAAAGAGCGTCTGTTGCAATTAAAGGACAGCCGGATCACCAAAGACGGCGTTATTGTTATCAAAGCGCAACAATTTCGAACTCAAGAACAAAATAGAGAAGATGCGCACAATCGACTTGCCGAACTCGTCCGCTCTGCCGCAGTCATCGAGAAAAAACGGCGGGACACAAGACCTACCTTTTCTTCCAAGATGAAGCGTATGGACAAGAAAACACAACGCGGACAAACCAAAAAGTTACGGGGAAAAATTTCGTACTAA